TCCCCAGTCTCGGGGGCTGGTCAATCTGACCAGTACCTATGTGTTCAAAAACACGTAGAGTACATCAAGAATCTGGATAGCGTGCGTCATTCTTACCATCTTTTAACGATGGGAAAGATGGTTGACAGGTGATGCTAGAGGAGGGATGAGCTTGAATATTGGCTCACAGAGCATCTTCGACTTAATGGAGTCTACTGGGGCTTAACAGCCTTGCATCTTCTCGGCTGTCCTCAAGCCTTGCCTCGTGAAGACACAATCAATTTCGTCCTCTCCTGTCAGCGTGAAAATGGTGGGTTTGGGGCTGCACCTGGACATGACGCTCATATGCTGTACACTGTCTCTGCTGTCCAAATCCTTGTAATGTTGGATGCAGTGGGTGAACTGGAAAAGCGTGGTCTTGGAGGCAAACAGAAAGTTGGGTCTTTCATTGCTGGATTACAGGACGAGAAAACCGGCTCGTTTATGGGTGACGAGTGGGGTGAGTTGGACACACGGTTCTTGTATGGTGCGTTCAATGCATTGTCACTTTTAGGCCTCCTGGATACTGTTGATGTCCCGAAAGCCGTTGCCTATATCCAGGAATGTGAAAACCTGGACGGAGGCTACGGCATCCACCCTGGTGCAGAGTCACACTCTGGACAGGTCTTCACCTGTGTAGGAGCTTTGGCGATCGCCGGGCGATTGGACTTGATTAACAAGGACCGCTTGGGTGGTTGGCTCAGCGAAAGACAGGTGGATAATGGAGGCTTCAACGGACGTCcggagaagctggaagatgcATGCTATAGCTGGTGGGTTGGAGCCAGCTTGGCCATGATTGACAAGCTTCACTGGATTAATGGTGACAAGCTTGCCGCATTCATCCTGCGTTGCCAGGTTAGTTCCATTCGAATTGGCTATAGGTTGTGTTTCTAATCCGAACTAGGACCCGGAGAATGGTGGGTTTGGAGACCGGCCTGGTAATATGGTCGACGTTTTTCATACACACTTCGCCCTCGCTGGGTTGAGTCTCCTGGGGTATGACGGCGTCGAAGAAGTAGATCCTGTCTAGTGAGTTACCCTCTTCAAGTTCCAGTGCTCACAGGGGCGCTAACGATGGCTAGTTGTATGCCGAAAGCAATAACAACAAAGTGTTTATCGAAGTGACAACTGCTTCTTTACTCGATTGTTCGTAGTTAGCACCTCCTGCAATCTAATAACCCATTTTGCCTCTACTTCATGGATCATGGGATACAAggcaggagaagaatgatTGGCACTGTGACTTATTTCCGCTTCATACCCCCTCACAATAACCTGTTGAAAGGTTGTTAAGACACAGTGGCACATTCATATTATGTAACCCATAATGGTAGCAGtgtcttttatcttttattaatGTGAGCTCAAATTGCACAATTGATGACTTGGAGTTCCCACTCTTATCCATTGACTCTTGCCTGACGCCCTTGATGCTATTTTCGGTAGTAAGTGCTATcatatgtacggagtacttcaGAGTCCAGGCACATCACTAGAACCTGGAGGTCACGGTACAGTGCCTTGTCCGGCCTAGTCGTATTCAAGCAGGTGCCTGCCCAGTTAGAAGTTTATGAGGAGTTCCTTCTCTAGTTGCTCATGCGGAAAAGAATATGTCTTTTCTCCCATTCTAGTACCTGCCCTAGCAGTTTTCGATTCTGCAGGGCAAGTCTTCTGATATTCTCTGTTTACCGCGACTACCCCAGTTCATAAGGGATGTCTAATGTGCGCCACGAGGGCCAGTCTTTCTATATTGGCTTTTCGCCCAGTACTTGGATTGTTTAGGCTTTATGCATGCAACGACTTGCACCTGGCAGCTCTAACCTGTTGCCTTCTTTGATCTCGTCCTAATTGGCTCTTTCACTTTTCTTCCAGGTCATCTACGATGGATGCAGCTGCACTTTTGTGCAACATATGCCCCAAAAAACCCAAATTCAGTGATGTGTCCCATTTATTGACTCACGTTTCATCCAAGGCTCATCTTTCTCATTACTTCAAATTACAAGTCCGCAGTCATCAAGAACCCCAGGCCGTTATCCTCCTTGACGAGTACGACCGATGGTACAAGGCCAACAATCTTGCGAAGTTGCTCTCTGACCGATTAGCCTCAAAAGATGCTCGCAGGAAAAGGATCCAAGGAAAGGCTGCACCTCATGACAAGAGGTGTCCTGTAAAGGAAGATCATGGGTACAAAAGTCCTCCAGTGCCGGTACGCTCGCCACATGACAACGCGCTTCCTGATTACTTAGATCCACGCCTTGTTACATCAGGTGTGAATATGGAGCATGATACTAGCGACAGAGGCACGCCCGTCTCTGCGGACTGCGTCGCTGCGGTTGCTTCTCCAAAGCTTGGTATGCATGCAAACGCAGAGTCGAGCCATCTATTGCACCCTACGTCTGGTGCTCAAATCCCCACAGAAGCCGCTGCCTACCAGTGGAAGCAAGAGCGTGTGTTCAGTCCAGACGATGAGGGAGCCTCCGTCTTGGAATGCACTCCTAGTTGGTCTAAAACGCTGGGACACACAGCGCAAATGGCCTCGCAGTTACTAAATCGGCATCTAAGTTACGATACCTTTGTTGACGACGCTGAGAGCGAAGTGGATAAGGAAAGGGTGGATGAGATTGCCAGACTCAAAGGGGTTCTTTGGCCTGGAATGGATATTTTCGACTCGGCCACCGAGCAAATGAGGCGCAAACGCAatcagaagaaggatgaaagtGCTCTTAGGATGATGGAGAAGACGTCCATGGGCGTCGAGCCTACAGAACTCATATTTTCTCCTACAGGAATTTTACGAAAACAGCGTGTGATCTCTGGAAATGTAGAGGAATGCAGTCCTCTGAAGGGGGAAACACCCATACCAAGGCGGAGATCAACTCGTTCGAAACGTGCTCTCTCTCAAACCGACGCTAACCTTCAACGTGGACGGGACAGgaagcgaaagaagaaagcagtTAAACGTGTCCCGATCACTGCTGGGCAGGATTTTGACCATGGAGATTCCAATTTCACGCGGCCCACCTCGACAGAAGTGCCAACTTATGGTGGTAATCAAGTAGTTCATGGAGAGAGTGCCGATGACTTCGCTTTGACATTCAATGGGCATGAGCCTAGGGCGCGCCATGGGCTGAAGATCTTTTGTGACACACCAAACGAAAATATTCCAGACCAACATTGTGGTGATGGGTTGCAACACGGTCTAGTTGCACCTTCTGATGCACTCTTCCTGCAACAAGAAGCTATGGCCACTCGCACTCCTAACTCGGTACTTTCCAGCAATTATATCTCAGAATTTGCAGAGAGGCTTTGTCGTTTTACCACGGACAAAGAGAATATCGAACCGCTGTTAGATGCTCACGGCCGAATCGATCCTCTTGTGGGTTGGCACTCTCCCGTCATCAAGCGACATCTAGCCAGTGATACTGGTTATCCACCACAGTTTCTTTTCGGCGATAGCCAACGCATCGAGCTAAACATGTTTGATGGGCATGATAGTCATGTAGGATATTCTTATAATCCGCTAGCAGCCTCATTTCCAAAATTGTCAGCTGAAGAGAATCCTATATACACCATGGACACCAGCAACGGCCTCTCTTTTCAGGGTGCGACGCGCGTAACGTCCCCTGAGGCGACGATTTCTgatatcgaagaagatgattttGAGCGACTATATTTGGATGGGAGCTCCTCCTAGGATTTGTCATTTTTATACCCTCTTTTCTTACTGCACTCTTGATTACTGCTTGCATTCTGATTGTTCTCTATACCACAAGCCCGCTTTACGGTATAATCGGCCCGAAAGCCATTTTGTGAGATCCAAAACATTAAACGCCTTGAACCTACGGGCCGGACCTGAGTATTAAGGAGTTGTACGCTCCAGCTATCACGACGCACCGTCGTTGTATCTTGGCCAAGCCGACTTTTCGCGTACCATCAAGCAGGATTCAACGAAGGGATTATCAAGAACAGTGTCACTGCTGCATAGAGATGAAGACCTGCGCTGAAATTGCCTGCGTATAATTATAGCCGACGTTCTATAAAGCATGAAATAGTGATTCATTGCGCTCGATGCACATGGCTGGGTGAGGCATCAGTACCTACTCATACGCCATTTCAACTATCAAATGTATAATTATGCCTCACATATATAATTAGTGTTATTTTGTCACCATCTTGACCTGCCAACTCCTAACTTTGTCACGTAGTAGTACTTCAGTGACTACGTACGTTCGTCCCTGATTAGATAAGCAATGGAGTCTACGATCGAACTAACCTAAGTAGTCGACTAAAGTAAATTGCAACACGGTTACCGCGTCTTTTTACGCGTTAAGCTTCGAAGCCGCGGACGTGCAAAGGAACTTGTTAGACCTTGCGCTCAAATTGTTCCTGAAGCGGCGAGACGTTAATACTATGCGGGGCTGTCAACCGCTAATGGCCGCATGATATCCTGGTATCCAATACTTGTTTACTAAACCTATTTCGAATGCTTTTTACGAAAACCTATTGCCGAGAGCTTCCTTTGCCACCTCTTCCTTGGCCGCTGATCCATTACTACGTTTCGCCCATCTCGTTGTATCttatttcttcttggagTATCACGTAATAGAGCGCCTGTGTTGAAGTCTATGTGGCTTATAAAAACACCCGGGCAGTAAACGATGCCTTTATCTTCTCAACCGTCATCTTCAAATTTGAAGCGAAAACAACCGACCATCTCAAGCTTTTTCACAAAGAAGCCACAACTTTCGCAGGAAAGCATTTCGAATGATGTTCTTGAAAAGGAGGAGcgagatgaagaaagggaggaggTTGCAAAACAGGAAGAAGGTTTAAGGGAGAATGGTGGTACTCGGTCAAACAAcgtggatgacgacgaggatgatgtagTAGCTCCGGCGTCGAAGCGGGCCAGAACAAACGGCTCACATTCACAAAACACGATCGAAActccaaaagaaaaacacgTTGAGCGCCCTCTGCCATCGGACAGTATCCAGAAAACGGAGCTCTCCAAGTTCGCCAGCTCGCCCGCTACGGAAGGAGAAACGAAAGAACGAaccaaggaaagagagaggctACATCAGAAGTTTGTGCGACGACTAGGTGGGCCAGACTGTCTAATTGGAATTGGCAGAAATACGGCTCCCGAAGCTGTTCCCGAGGAGGTTGGcgagggtgatgaggatgacgaacCCTCTCCACCCCCTGCAGCTAAAGGGAAGGCCACGGCAAAGAAAGGCGCGCGCAAGCTTACTCCTATGGAGAAGCAGGTTATCGATATTAAGCGGAAACATATGGATACTGTTTTGGTAGTAGAGGTGGGATACAAATTCCGGTTCTTTGGCGAGGATGCTAGAACGGCTGCGAAGGAACTGAATATTGTCTGTATCCCTGGAAAATTCAGGTTCGATGAACGTAAGTGTCGGTTTCAGTTTACGGCCTACCTCATTTCTGCTCGCCATGACTCATAGTGTTTTAGATCCTTCGGAGGCCCATCTTGACCGGTTTGCATCGGCAAGTATACCGGTGCATAGATTGCATGTTCACGTCAAGCGTCTCGTTTCGGCTGGACACAAAGTCGGAGTAGTCCGACAAATGGAGACTGCTGCCCTTAAAGCTGCTGGTGACAATCGCAATGCGCCCTTTGGACGCAAACTCACCAATCTCTACACAAAGGGTACGTATA
This Aspergillus flavus chromosome 1, complete sequence DNA region includes the following protein-coding sequences:
- a CDS encoding geranylgeranyl transferase type 2 subunit beta (unnamed protein product), producing MSPVSGAGQSDQYLCVQKHVEYIKNLDSRRDELEYWLTEHLRLNGVYWGLTALHLLGCPQALPREDTINFVLSCQRENGGFGAAPGHDAHMLYTVSAVQILVMLDAVGELEKRGLGGKQKVGSFIAGLQDEKTGSFMGDEWGELDTRFLYGAFNALSLLGLLDTVDVPKAVAYIQECENLDGGYGIHPGAESHSGQVFTCVGALAIAGRLDLINKDRLGGWLSERQVDNGGFNGRPEKLEDACYSWWVGASLAMIDKLHWINGDKLAAFILRCQDPENGGFGDRPGNMVDVFHTHFALAGLSLLGYDGVEEVDPVYCMPKAITTKCLSK